TAAACGCTGAACAAACTCCTGTAGTTCCCTATGATACAGAAGGCGGTACAGAAGACACAAAACCGGGCGGAACACGATTAATTCCCGATTACCACAAAAAGCCTGGTTTGAGACGAGATACACAACCCGGCAGAACACGAGATCAATGTTTGACTTCAGAGAATCTTAAACCTCTAACTGCTTTAGTTCCCAAAAGTGACAAACAATTAGAATTAACAATTTCACCCCATCCGAGTTTATTAATTTATTTCCCTCCCAGCCAAGCTCAAACGGCTGATTTTGTTATTTATAATAATAACACAAATCAACTCGTTTATAAAAGTACCTTTGATCTGCAAAAAAACGGAGGAATTTTAAGGATTACCTTGCCTCCCAATAGTCCTGAATTACAAACAGAAATCCCCTATCGTTGGACAGTTCAACTCAATTGTCCGGGTTCTAATCCTCCCTTTATTCAAGGATTGATTCAACGCAATATTCCCACACCTGAACTCACCCAAGAGTTAGCAAAAAATCCAACAAATCAGCATTGGTTAATTTATGCTAAAGCCGGAATTTGGCATGATGCGATCGCCAATTTAGCAGAACAACTTCGCCAAAATCCTAATGATCAACAATTAAAAGAAAATTGGCAAAAACTCCTGAATGAAGTGGAATTAAATTTGATCGTCACTGAACCCTTGATTTAACTAAAAATCAATACTATGAAACTGCAACATTTAGGATTAACAACCTTATTCACCTTATTAACTACCCTAACCCTAACAGAACATCCCAGCCTGTTTTTCTGGGAATCATTACAAATAGGGAATGGGGTATTTGCCCAAACCGTTACAGAACAAAAAGCAGAAGCAGACCGATTATTAGATCAAGGAGTACAACAATTTGAAAGCAGCCAACATCAAGCCGCAATTCAGTCATGGGAAATGGCATTAAAAATTTATCATGAAATTGGCGATCGCAAGGGAGAAGGGAATACTCTCAACAGTTTAGGCTGGACTTTGTTTAAATTGGGTAATCTTCCTGAAGCAGAAAAACATCTATTCGCGAGTCTTGAAGTTAAAGAATCTCTGCGACAAAATATTAAAGATGATATTAATAAAGTGTCTTTATCCGAAACTCAACGTAGTACCTACAATACACTTCAACAAGTTTTAATTGCTCAAAATAAAATTAATCAAGCTTTAGAAGTTTCTGAACGGGGGCGGGGGAGAGCTTTAGCGGAGTTATTAGCCAAACGAATTACTCCTGATTCCAGCCAGTTTTCTCCGGTAGTTTCTTTAGCACAACTTCAAAAAATTGCTAAACAAGAAAAGGCAACAATCGTTGAATATTCTTGGGTAGGGGATACATTTTCTATAGAGGGTAAACAACAAACCCAAGAATCAGAGTTATATATTTGGGTGATTAAACCAACGGGAGAAATAGAATTTAGACGCTCTGATCTTAAACCGCTATGGCAACAACAAAACACCTCTTTAGGTCGTCTCATTTTTGCAGCCCGTTGTTTTAATAATGATGCCTGTAAAAGTGACTTTACTCTGGCTTCTGCCAGAGGGGAATTAACTCGATCCCAGACCCGCAGTAGTGGTTTATTTAATGCCGATGCTGCTGCTCTATTACAAGCTACTCAAAATATACCGATTTCCTCTTCTTCTCAACAAAAAGAATTTCAACAACTTTATCAACTTTTAATTCAACCCATTGGAGATTTATTACCCACAAATCCCGATGAACGAGTTATTTTTATTCCTACCGATGATTTATTTTATCTGCCCTTTGCTGCCCTACAAGATGAAACTGGAAAATATTTAATCGAAAAACATACTATTGTTGTCTCCCCTTCTATTGCAGTTTTAGAGTCTACCCATCAAAAACGGCAAAATTTATCAAATTCAGCCTCAGATATTCTAATTATTGGCAATCCCCAAATGCCTAAAATTGCACCGAGTCCAGGGGAAGAACCTATAGCTTTAAAACCCTTACCTTTTGCAGAAAAAGAGGCAATTTATATTGGAGAATTATTGAAAATACAACCCTTAATTGGGGCAAATGCAACGGAATCAACGGTATTAAATCGCATGGCAAATGCTCGAATTGTTCATTTTGCCACTCATGGAATATTTGATAACCAAAATCCCTTAAATAGTGGAATAGCCTTAACTCCTTCCGGTTCAGAAGATGGATTATTAACGGCGGATCAAATCTTTGGGTTAAAATTAAATGCAGAATTAGTAGTATTAAGTGCCTGTGATACAGGGTTAGGAGAAATTACTGGAGATGGAGTGATTGGTTTATCTCGTTCGTTTTTGAGTGCGGGAGTTCCCAGTTTAGTTGTGTCGTTGTGGTCAGTGGATGATCAAGCTACAGGGGAATTAATGACAGAATTCTATCGAAATCTACAAACCACAAAAGACAAAGCCCAAGCGTTAAGACAGGCAATGTTAACCGTTAAAAAGACTAATCCGAATCCCTATTATTGGTCAGCGT
This sequence is a window from Planktothrix tepida PCC 9214. Protein-coding genes within it:
- a CDS encoding DUF928 domain-containing protein, which codes for MVKLLFSIPLSLKILILSLGFWVIPVPINAEQTPVVPYDTEGGTEDTKPGGTRLIPDYHKKPGLRRDTQPGRTRDQCLTSENLKPLTALVPKSDKQLELTISPHPSLLIYFPPSQAQTADFVIYNNNTNQLVYKSTFDLQKNGGILRITLPPNSPELQTEIPYRWTVQLNCPGSNPPFIQGLIQRNIPTPELTQELAKNPTNQHWLIYAKAGIWHDAIANLAEQLRQNPNDQQLKENWQKLLNEVELNLIVTEPLI
- a CDS encoding CHAT domain-containing protein, whose translation is MKLQHLGLTTLFTLLTTLTLTEHPSLFFWESLQIGNGVFAQTVTEQKAEADRLLDQGVQQFESSQHQAAIQSWEMALKIYHEIGDRKGEGNTLNSLGWTLFKLGNLPEAEKHLFASLEVKESLRQNIKDDINKVSLSETQRSTYNTLQQVLIAQNKINQALEVSERGRGRALAELLAKRITPDSSQFSPVVSLAQLQKIAKQEKATIVEYSWVGDTFSIEGKQQTQESELYIWVIKPTGEIEFRRSDLKPLWQQQNTSLGRLIFAARCFNNDACKSDFTLASARGELTRSQTRSSGLFNADAAALLQATQNIPISSSSQQKEFQQLYQLLIQPIGDLLPTNPDERVIFIPTDDLFYLPFAALQDETGKYLIEKHTIVVSPSIAVLESTHQKRQNLSNSASDILIIGNPQMPKIAPSPGEEPIALKPLPFAEKEAIYIGELLKIQPLIGANATESTVLNRMANARIVHFATHGIFDNQNPLNSGIALTPSGSEDGLLTADQIFGLKLNAELVVLSACDTGLGEITGDGVIGLSRSFLSAGVPSLVVSLWSVDDQATGELMTEFYRNLQTTKDKAQALRQAMLTVKKTNPNPYYWSAFTLMGEAL